A region of the Cryomorphaceae bacterium genome:
AAGGGCAAAATGAGTGCCCGCGAGCGTATTGACATGCTGCTCGACCCCGACAGCCGGCGTGTGGAAATTGGCGCGCTTGCCGGCGACGGTATGTACAAAGAGTATGGAGGCTGTCCGTCGGGGGGTGTGGTGGTTGTGATGGGTTACGTTTCGGGCAAGCTCTGTATAGTGGTTGCCAACGATGCCTCGGTAAAAGCCGGGGCCTGGTTCCCGATCACAGGAAAAAAGAACCTGCGTGCCCAGGAAATTGCCATGGAAAATCGTATCCCCATTATTTACCTTGTGGACAGTGCTGGTGTTTTTCTGCCTATGCAGGATGAAATTTTTCCCGACAAGGAGCACTTTGGACGGATTTTCCGCAACAATGCGATCATGTCGTCACGAGGCATTCCGCAAATTGCCGCCATCATGGGTAGCTGTGTGGCAGGTGGTGCATACTTGCCCATTATGAGCGATGAATCCCTCATTGTTGAAAAAACCGGAACCATCTTTTTGGCGGGTTCATACCTTGTAAAAGCAGCCATTGGTGAAGACATTGACAACGAAACCCTGGGTGGTGCCACCACGCACAGCGAGATTTCGGGCGTAACCGATTACAAAGTGGCCAACGACAAAGAATGCCTGGAAACCATTCGCGAATTGGTGGATAAAATCGGAAGTAAAGGGCCCGATGCCGGCTTTGACCGTAAAAAACCCCTACCACCGGCATCCGACCCTAAAGAGATGTACGGCATACTGCCTATGTCGCGAACCAAACCCTATGAAACCAAGGAAATCATCAAGCGTCTGGTGGATGATTCCAAATTCACAGAGTACAAAGCCGGATATGGCAAGAGCATCGTATGTGCCTATGCGCGCATTGACGGCTGGAGCGTGGGTATTGTGGCCAATCAGCGCCAGATTGTGAAGAACAAAAAAGGCGAGATGCAGTTTGGCGGGGTGATATACTCCGACTCGGCCGACAAAGCCGCGCGATTTATTATGAACTGCAACCAGAAAAACATTCCGCTCGTGTTTTTGCAGGACGTAACCGGATTTATGGTGGGCAGCAAATCAGAGCACGGAGGGATTATTAAAGACGGAGCAAAAATGGTAAACGCC
Encoded here:
- a CDS encoding acyl-CoA carboxylase subunit beta, whose amino-acid sequence is MANLEFNKNDDNMRLKISQLNRKLNKIFEGGGNDKIEKLKAKGKMSARERIDMLLDPDSRRVEIGALAGDGMYKEYGGCPSGGVVVVMGYVSGKLCIVVANDASVKAGAWFPITGKKNLRAQEIAMENRIPIIYLVDSAGVFLPMQDEIFPDKEHFGRIFRNNAIMSSRGIPQIAAIMGSCVAGGAYLPIMSDESLIVEKTGTIFLAGSYLVKAAIGEDIDNETLGGATTHSEISGVTDYKVANDKECLETIRELVDKIGSKGPDAGFDRKKPLPPASDPKEMYGILPMSRTKPYETKEIIKRLVDDSKFTEYKAGYGKSIVCAYARIDGWSVGIVANQRQIVKNKKGEMQFGGVIYSDSADKAARFIMNCNQKNIPLVFLQDVTGFMVGSKSEHGGIIKDGAKMVNAMSNSVVPKFTIIVGNSYGAGNYAMCGKAYDPRLIVGWPSAQLAVMGGSQAAKVLLQIEVASLKARGKEITREDEKALLEKIESRYEEQTKPYYAAARLWLDAIIDPVETRKVISMGIEAANHAPAERPYNVGVIQT